The following are encoded together in the Desulfonatronovibrio magnus genome:
- a CDS encoding DUF2177 family protein — MSIMFWLKVYLLTVPVFFIIDIIWLGFVARNFYKTQLHHLLSPEVNWTAAIIFYLIYISGIIFFAVRPALDSGSLAKACLLGALFGFFTYATYDLTNLATLKNWPVLVAVVDIIWGTVLCLLVAGSAFLIAARLAG, encoded by the coding sequence ATGTCCATTATGTTCTGGCTCAAGGTATACCTTCTCACTGTTCCAGTATTTTTTATTATTGATATAATCTGGCTTGGGTTTGTGGCCAGAAATTTTTACAAGACTCAACTGCATCACCTGTTAAGCCCTGAGGTCAACTGGACAGCAGCAATTATTTTTTATCTGATCTACATATCTGGAATCATTTTCTTTGCTGTAAGACCAGCCCTCGACTCAGGCTCCCTTGCCAAAGCGTGCCTGCTGGGAGCACTTTTCGGTTTTTTCACCTACGCAACATATGACCTGACCAACCTGGCCACCCTGAAAAACTGGCCTGTTCTTGTTGCTGTTGTTGATATAATCTGGGGTACAGTTCTCTGCCTTCTTGTGGCAGGCAGTGCATTTTTAATTGCAGCCCGGCTGGCCGGGTAA
- a CDS encoding DUF1295 domain-containing protein, whose protein sequence is MSIYNPLFLTLGASILLMICAWVLSLLRGKACVADSFWGAGFLIVAWIVYCAGHGYEARSLLAACLISIWGIRLCIHVSARNWGQPEDRRYQALRDYRGKNFWWVSLFTVFLLQAVLLWLVSLGVQLAQLSPVPDKLTIFDIMGALIWMTGFIIQVVGDTQLQMFKNNPDNKGRVMDQGLWGYSRHPNYFGESLMWWGLYLLVLQTPYALWAIISPLIITFLLLKVSGVAMTEQNISQRRPEYNDYQQRVSAFIPWFPKKR, encoded by the coding sequence ATGTCCATCTATAACCCACTTTTTTTGACCCTGGGCGCATCCATTCTGCTTATGATTTGTGCATGGGTCCTTTCTTTGCTGCGGGGAAAAGCTTGCGTAGCAGACAGCTTCTGGGGTGCTGGTTTTTTAATTGTGGCCTGGATTGTTTATTGTGCGGGCCATGGATATGAGGCGCGAAGCCTTTTGGCAGCATGTCTGATAAGTATCTGGGGCATAAGACTCTGCATCCATGTTAGCGCGCGCAACTGGGGACAGCCGGAAGACAGACGGTACCAGGCCCTGCGAGATTACCGGGGCAAAAATTTCTGGTGGGTCAGCCTGTTTACGGTATTTTTGCTTCAGGCTGTATTACTATGGCTGGTGTCCCTTGGAGTCCAGCTGGCTCAGTTGAGCCCAGTGCCGGATAAACTCACAATTTTTGATATAATGGGGGCACTGATATGGATGACAGGCTTTATTATCCAGGTTGTTGGAGATACCCAGCTGCAGATGTTCAAAAATAACCCTGATAATAAAGGCAGGGTTATGGATCAGGGGCTATGGGGATATTCGCGTCATCCCAATTATTTTGGAGAAAGCCTGATGTGGTGGGGTTTATATCTCCTGGTCCTTCAAACTCCTTATGCTTTGTGGGCGATAATCAGTCCTTTAATTATTACCTTTTTGCTGCTAAAGGTATCTGGAGTAGCCATGACTGAACAAAATATCAGCCAAAGGCGTCCTGAGTACAATGATTATCAACAACGGGTGAGTGCATTTATACCCTGGTTTCCCAAAAAAAGATAA
- a CDS encoding NAD(P)/FAD-dependent oxidoreductase yields MTNSHTQNSIAVIGAGAAGISAAHYLSRKYSVDLYESGPDIGGHVVTVMADDNGSTIPVDMGFIVFNKRNYPCFCRLIQELNVESASTDMSFSYSEPGSGFAYSGHSLSALFASRTNIINPRFWKMLVSIARFNHSILKDLKAGSIQDTTLGKYVSMHGYHPVLFERYLEPMIKAIWSAEEEGAEKFPLKRFADFFANHGLLGIRDRPRWQYIKGGSHTYVKAFKKKFSGRVLTSTPVRAITRTSSGPEVHLDSGKFQYKAAVIACHADDALNLLHQPDHVERALLSLWQYTTNEVILHTDETFLPPNKRAWACWNYIAEPEKEHKKVNVHYWMNMLQNFKASLNHVVSLNPRTPVKRDRINHHQNMTHPCFTTQAVNSQSDLAQLQGRGGIYFCGSYHGNGFHEDAIASGVKAAQMLGVRI; encoded by the coding sequence ATGACAAATTCCCATACACAAAATTCCATTGCTGTTATTGGCGCTGGCGCTGCTGGAATAAGTGCTGCGCACTACCTTTCCAGAAAGTACAGTGTAGATCTTTATGAGTCTGGGCCAGATATTGGAGGGCATGTTGTCACTGTGATGGCAGATGATAACGGCTCCACCATACCTGTGGATATGGGCTTTATTGTCTTTAACAAACGCAACTACCCCTGCTTTTGCAGGCTGATTCAGGAATTAAATGTTGAGTCTGCATCCACTGACATGTCCTTTTCCTATAGTGAACCAGGGTCTGGTTTTGCCTATTCGGGTCACAGTCTGTCCGCCCTTTTCGCCAGCCGCACCAATATCATCAATCCCAGGTTCTGGAAGATGCTGGTGTCCATTGCCAGGTTCAACCACTCAATCCTAAAAGATCTGAAAGCAGGCAGTATCCAGGACACAACTCTTGGGAAATATGTATCCATGCATGGTTACCATCCTGTCCTTTTTGAACGTTATCTGGAGCCCATGATCAAAGCCATCTGGTCTGCAGAGGAAGAAGGAGCGGAAAAGTTTCCTCTGAAGCGTTTTGCTGATTTTTTTGCCAATCATGGCCTTCTGGGAATACGTGACAGACCAAGGTGGCAATATATCAAGGGTGGCAGTCATACCTATGTTAAAGCTTTCAAAAAGAAATTTTCCGGCCGGGTGCTGACTTCAACACCGGTACGAGCAATTACCCGAACCTCTTCCGGTCCGGAAGTGCATCTGGATTCAGGCAAATTTCAATACAAGGCCGCAGTAATTGCCTGTCACGCTGATGATGCTCTCAACCTTTTACACCAGCCCGACCATGTGGAAAGAGCTCTTCTTTCTCTCTGGCAATACACAACCAATGAGGTCATTCTGCACACGGATGAAACTTTTCTGCCCCCAAACAAGAGGGCCTGGGCCTGTTGGAACTATATAGCAGAACCTGAAAAGGAACACAAAAAGGTCAATGTGCATTACTGGATGAATATGCTTCAGAACTTTAAGGCATCTCTTAACCATGTGGTTTCACTAAACCCACGCACCCCTGTTAAAAGAGACAGAATCAACCATCACCAGAACATGACTCATCCCTGCTTTACTACTCAGGCAGTCAATTCTCAGTCTGATCTGGCTCAACTTCAGGGACGGGGCGGCATTTATTTTTGCGGCAGCTACCATGGCAACGGATTTCACGAGGATGCCATTGCTTCAGGGGTAAAAGCAGCACAAATGCTGGGGGTGCGGATTTGA